The Flavobacterium praedii genome window below encodes:
- a CDS encoding phosphopantetheine-binding protein has protein sequence MEALKQELKSKIIEVLNLEDIAIADINDDDALFGDGLGLDSIDALELIVMLDKDYGIKLVDPKEGKTIFKSIETMAAYISENRVK, from the coding sequence ATGGAAGCATTAAAGCAAGAATTAAAAAGTAAAATCATTGAAGTTTTAAACCTGGAAGATATTGCAATAGCAGATATAAATGATGATGATGCCTTATTTGGTGACGGATTGGGGCTGGATTCTATTGATGCCTTGGAACTTATTGTAATGTTGGATAAAGATTACGGAATCAAATTGGTTGACCCAAAAGAAGGGAAAACTATTTTTAAGTCTATAGAAACTATGGCTGCTTATATTTCTGAAAACAGAGTTAAGTAA
- a CDS encoding 3-hydroxyacyl-ACP dehydratase, protein MLLKDFYTIISLENTADSKYKAVILVNEKHEVFKGHFPGNPIMPGVCMMQIIKELTEQITGSALFMQSLSNVKFMALINPFNTPELLLDLDVTATEDNLIKVKNVSYFGETVALKLSSVYRKV, encoded by the coding sequence ATGTTATTAAAAGATTTTTATACTATAATTTCGTTGGAAAACACTGCAGATTCTAAATACAAAGCTGTAATTTTAGTCAATGAAAAGCATGAAGTTTTTAAAGGACATTTTCCTGGAAATCCGATAATGCCTGGAGTTTGTATGATGCAAATTATAAAAGAACTGACAGAGCAAATTACAGGAAGTGCACTATTTATGCAATCATTATCAAATGTTAAATTCATGGCTTTGATTAATCCATTTAATACACCAGAATTACTTTTGGATTTGGATGTCACCGCTACAGAAGATAATTTGATAAAAGTGAAAAATGTGAGTTATTTTGGTGAAACTGTGGCTTTAAAATTAAGCAGTGTATATAGAAAAGTTTAG
- a CDS encoding polysaccharide deacetylase family protein produces MKHKIVTVFFILFLILLALISFFVVIEVHFFIIVACFWFLIVFWGSTFVASNYHVKTYCSNPLENEKKIAITFDDGPNEITITVLDVLRKYNAKATFFCIGKNIAKHPDILKNTIKEGHAVGNHSYSHSPFFDFYNKNQIIAEIEQTDALIESVSGLKPKLFRPPYGVTNPSIRRALKVTEHQTIGWNIRSLDGIIKNEKFLLNRIVKRIKPGGIVLLHDTSSQTVSVLEELLSFLQKNNYTVVPLEELLNIKAYAN; encoded by the coding sequence TTGAAACATAAAATTGTAACTGTTTTTTTTATTTTGTTTCTAATACTACTCGCTTTGATTAGCTTCTTTGTAGTAATAGAAGTCCATTTTTTTATTATTGTTGCTTGTTTTTGGTTTTTGATTGTATTTTGGGGCTCTACGTTTGTGGCTTCCAATTATCATGTCAAAACCTATTGCAGTAATCCATTGGAAAACGAAAAGAAAATTGCGATTACCTTTGATGATGGACCAAATGAAATAACAATTACGGTTTTAGATGTATTACGGAAGTACAATGCTAAAGCCACTTTTTTTTGTATTGGAAAAAATATAGCAAAACACCCCGATATTTTAAAAAACACGATAAAGGAAGGACATGCCGTTGGAAATCATTCCTATAGTCATTCTCCTTTTTTTGATTTTTATAATAAAAATCAAATTATTGCTGAAATTGAACAAACCGATGCTTTGATTGAATCTGTTTCGGGTTTGAAACCAAAATTATTCAGACCGCCTTATGGGGTAACCAATCCTTCCATTCGAAGAGCATTGAAGGTAACCGAGCACCAAACGATTGGTTGGAATATTCGATCATTGGATGGGATTATCAAAAACGAAAAGTTTCTTTTGAATCGAATTGTAAAAAGAATTAAACCTGGAGGAATTGTACTTTTGCACGATACGTCGAGTCAAACGGTAAGCGTCCTAGAAGAATTGTTATCGTTTTTACAAAAAAATAATTACACTGTTGTTCCCTTAGAGGAACTCCTGAATATAAAAGCTTATGCGAATTAA
- a CDS encoding outer membrane beta-barrel protein has product MKIAKGLLILLFTFFGTIQAHAQVSFRPGLRGGANFSHFTKGDNYYTDLNNPSNLGTTNIQFDTKTDFYIGFYGAIKLSRFYTLQPEINYSAQGSKYRSINTNTTLDVDYLSIGVVNKFTFADRFNVHLGPTLDFVTNKNFDTDTNFDMAFVLGVGLNLTPNFGIEARVKKGIIPVADFNENHTNVVFSLGGTYTFDVK; this is encoded by the coding sequence ATGAAAATTGCCAAAGGATTATTAATTTTACTTTTTACTTTTTTTGGAACAATTCAAGCGCATGCTCAAGTGAGTTTCAGACCTGGATTGCGTGGAGGTGCCAATTTTAGCCACTTCACAAAAGGAGACAATTATTATACTGACCTTAATAATCCATCAAATCTAGGTACAACGAATATTCAGTTTGATACAAAAACAGATTTTTATATTGGTTTTTATGGTGCAATAAAACTTTCAAGATTTTATACTTTACAGCCAGAAATCAATTATTCTGCTCAAGGATCAAAGTATAGATCAATTAATACGAATACTACTTTAGATGTTGATTATTTATCGATAGGAGTAGTAAATAAATTTACATTTGCAGATCGATTCAACGTGCATTTAGGCCCGACACTCGATTTTGTTACAAATAAAAACTTTGATACCGATACCAATTTTGATATGGCTTTTGTATTAGGTGTGGGATTAAATTTGACACCCAATTTTGGAATAGAAGCTAGAGTAAAAAAAGGTATTATTCCAGTTGCTGATTTTAATGAGAACCATACTAATGTCGTTTTTTCTTTAGGAGGAACTTATACTTTTGATGTAAAATAA
- a CDS encoding DUF2062 domain-containing protein codes for MSASFPETERMEQLKVCVIIPTYNNHKTLKRVLDSVLQYTSNVIVVNDGSTDSTNEILEVYSHLEQIHHTKNTGKGRAIRNGIKKALELNYNYAITIDSDGQHFASDIPSFIAALEKDADALLIGSRNMTQENVPKKSSFGNKFSNFWFWFETGNKLEDTQSGYRLYPLQKIPNRFFTNKFEFEIEIIVRSAWKNIPVKNIPVQVLYDPVERVSHFRPFKDFTRISILNTVLVTITLIYIKPRNFVQKLKKKGLKKFFLENVLESNDSNARKSFSIALGVFIGISPFWGFQTILVLFLAVLLKLNKAIAFAFSNVSFPPFIPFIIYASLKIGSYFITNEKPLILNMNMTLADIQKNIMQYVVGSFVLATFMAILFGLTSYLLLTLMDNLKNKK; via the coding sequence ATGAGTGCTAGTTTTCCAGAAACAGAACGAATGGAGCAATTAAAAGTTTGTGTTATTATACCGACCTATAATAATCACAAAACGTTGAAGCGTGTTTTAGATTCGGTTTTGCAATATACTTCAAATGTTATTGTGGTCAACGATGGCTCTACCGATAGTACGAATGAAATTTTGGAAGTTTACTCGCATTTGGAACAAATTCACCATACTAAAAATACCGGAAAAGGAAGGGCGATACGGAATGGTATAAAAAAAGCATTGGAATTGAATTACAATTATGCCATAACTATAGATTCAGACGGTCAGCATTTTGCTTCGGATATTCCCAGTTTTATCGCAGCTCTTGAAAAAGATGCCGATGCACTCTTGATAGGAAGTCGCAATATGACTCAGGAAAATGTACCCAAAAAAAGTAGTTTTGGTAATAAGTTCTCTAATTTTTGGTTTTGGTTTGAAACTGGAAATAAGTTAGAAGACACCCAATCGGGTTATAGATTGTATCCTTTACAAAAAATCCCAAATCGTTTTTTTACCAATAAATTTGAGTTTGAAATAGAAATAATCGTACGTTCAGCTTGGAAAAATATTCCTGTCAAGAACATACCGGTACAGGTTTTGTATGACCCCGTAGAACGAGTTTCTCATTTTAGACCTTTCAAAGATTTTACGAGAATTAGTATTCTCAATACTGTTTTGGTAACTATTACTTTGATTTATATAAAACCGCGAAATTTTGTTCAGAAATTAAAAAAAAAAGGACTTAAAAAATTTTTCCTTGAAAATGTACTAGAAAGCAATGATTCAAATGCCCGTAAATCATTTTCAATAGCATTAGGCGTTTTTATTGGGATTTCACCTTTTTGGGGATTTCAAACGATTCTAGTTTTGTTTTTGGCTGTTTTGTTAAAGTTGAATAAAGCAATTGCTTTTGCTTTTTCCAATGTGAGTTTCCCGCCTTTCATTCCATTTATTATTTATGCATCGTTAAAAATCGGCAGTTATTTTATAACAAATGAAAAACCATTGATTCTTAATATGAATATGACATTGGCAGATATTCAAAAGAATATTATGCAATACGTTGTTGGTAGTTTTGTTCTAGCTACTTTTATGGCTATTTTATTCGGCTTAACGAGTTATTTGTTACTCACTTTGATGGATAATTTAAAAAATAAAAAGTAG
- a CDS encoding 1-acyl-sn-glycerol-3-phosphate acyltransferase, whose product MHQYLFFLNSFIAKRKLFSIGIAVAIVLFLGFFASQISFQENINQLIPSNDTSGITTKVLDQVNFADKITIIISNKKQGSTEDLTAFANTFIDSLDVNCQPFVDKVQGKIEEENIQETFDFVYANLPLFLDQKDYVAIQNKLQKDSIANSVASDYKSLISPAGLVSKDFILRDPLGISFIALKKMQQLSIGDNFAIENGFVLTKDKQHLLLFLTPKLATNETDKNSIFISKLEKIRINLNEHFKGKVEMTYFGSTPVAVANATQIKADVQNTSIFAGITLILLLAFFYRSLSTPIIIFIPSLLGALFALTVLYFCKGSISAISLGISSILLGETTDYSIYVLTHLRNNKDVKLLYKDITKPLLLCGITTSITFLCLFFIKSEALQDLGIFAALSVVSTSVFSLVLIPILYRPQSSKQIIETAIKPSNSNSVHQFSFSKAKGQNIIDTLGGYSYHKNKVLIGSMLLLLVVSLFTYSKVTFNNDLSALNFMTPKLKMAEKQLDHIANSDSSKSIYLATYGKSYNEVVANNNALFQVLVKDKQANGILNFSSIGGIVFSAEVQKQKIAEWNTFWDTQKKASLTQSLQSEGSRYGFKATTFDGFYELLNKSFKPITIEEYLRVKSFYLDEFIAQKNGFYTISTLVKVPVEKRDWFVNEVKKQPNLVVIDRQQTNETFLGTLKTNFEDLVNYSFIAVFFVLLLAFRKVELAIISIIPILISWIFTAGLMGIFGLQFNVVNVIVCTLIFGIGVDYSIFMTSALQKEYTFGKIELPSYRTSILLSVATTILGIGVLIFAHHPALKSISLIAIIGIFSALMITFILQPLVFHFFVTNRVKKGKAPFEIRLLLHSVLSFSYFGLGGFLLSMVSWILMRIIPFSDKTKRRAFHFVLSKFMHSVLMTYPSIKRKITNVSNEKFDKPAVIIANHSSFLDILAIGMLNPKIIFLVSDWVYNSPVFGKGVRLAGFYPVSSGMDNGIEHLRTKVAEGFSIMVFPEGTRSDDNSIKRFHKGAFYLAEQLQLDIVPIVIHGYSEVLPKGDFVINGGVTTVTILDRISFNDTSFGNNLAERTKKISTFFKLHYKQLRLDLEGKDYFRAKLINSYAFKESEIIQAVKVDLEQHLTLYYNLNKWIDAKAKIAHFANDYGQLDVLLALQEPQRKIDAILVSGKNRAVAQNNYIVGKRKILYGAPMELIVLKKYDIVLISDESAIDNYNLETICNLAPTVLLLKADNLKPIILKFGFSIEFEMENLIILKKKVE is encoded by the coding sequence ATGCACCAATATCTATTCTTTTTAAATTCATTCATCGCCAAGAGAAAATTATTTTCAATTGGTATAGCAGTTGCTATAGTTTTGTTTTTGGGATTCTTTGCTTCCCAAATTTCATTTCAGGAGAATATAAATCAATTAATTCCTTCGAACGATACATCTGGCATAACTACAAAAGTATTGGATCAGGTTAATTTTGCTGATAAAATCACCATTATTATTTCCAACAAGAAGCAGGGTTCGACCGAGGATTTAACAGCATTTGCCAATACTTTTATAGACAGTCTGGATGTAAATTGTCAGCCTTTTGTGGACAAAGTACAAGGTAAAATTGAAGAAGAAAATATACAAGAGACTTTTGATTTTGTGTATGCCAATTTGCCGTTATTTTTAGATCAAAAGGATTATGTGGCAATTCAAAATAAATTGCAAAAGGATAGTATTGCAAATAGCGTTGCCAGCGATTATAAATCATTAATTTCTCCTGCGGGATTGGTTTCCAAAGATTTTATTCTTCGTGATCCGCTTGGTATTTCGTTTATTGCATTGAAGAAAATGCAACAACTCAGCATTGGGGATAATTTTGCAATTGAAAATGGTTTTGTGTTAACCAAGGATAAACAGCATTTATTACTTTTTCTAACTCCAAAATTGGCTACAAATGAAACAGATAAAAATTCCATTTTCATTTCAAAACTGGAAAAAATTAGAATAAATTTGAATGAACATTTCAAAGGCAAAGTTGAAATGACTTATTTTGGGTCAACACCTGTTGCTGTTGCCAACGCCACTCAAATCAAAGCTGATGTGCAAAACACTTCCATTTTTGCTGGAATTACATTGATTTTGCTCTTGGCTTTTTTCTATCGAAGTTTGTCTACACCAATAATTATTTTCATTCCATCATTGCTTGGAGCTCTTTTTGCTTTGACTGTTTTGTATTTCTGCAAAGGTAGTATTTCGGCAATTTCATTGGGAATAAGTTCGATATTATTAGGAGAAACTACAGATTATTCTATTTATGTTTTGACACATTTGAGAAATAATAAAGATGTCAAATTATTATATAAAGACATTACAAAACCATTGTTGCTTTGCGGAATCACAACGTCGATTACTTTTTTGTGTTTGTTTTTTATCAAATCGGAAGCTTTGCAGGATTTAGGGATTTTTGCTGCCTTAAGCGTGGTTTCAACATCTGTGTTTTCATTGGTTTTGATACCAATTTTGTATCGTCCGCAATCTTCAAAACAAATTATTGAAACAGCTATAAAACCATCAAATTCCAATTCAGTTCATCAATTTTCATTTTCAAAGGCAAAAGGGCAAAATATAATTGATACATTGGGAGGGTATTCCTATCACAAAAATAAAGTGTTGATTGGTTCCATGCTATTGTTGTTGGTTGTGTCGCTTTTTACCTATTCAAAAGTGACTTTCAATAATGATCTTTCTGCTTTGAATTTTATGACACCTAAATTGAAAATGGCTGAGAAACAATTGGACCATATTGCCAATAGTGACTCCTCAAAATCGATTTATTTAGCAACATATGGAAAAAGTTATAATGAAGTCGTAGCAAATAATAATGCTCTTTTCCAAGTTTTGGTAAAAGACAAACAAGCAAACGGAATTTTAAATTTTAGCTCGATAGGTGGAATTGTTTTTTCGGCCGAAGTGCAAAAACAAAAAATTGCAGAGTGGAATACTTTCTGGGACACCCAAAAAAAAGCCAGTTTAACTCAATCGTTACAAAGCGAAGGCAGTCGATATGGTTTTAAAGCCACTACATTTGATGGTTTTTATGAGTTATTGAATAAAAGTTTTAAGCCAATAACCATTGAAGAATATCTTAGAGTGAAATCTTTTTATTTGGATGAATTTATAGCTCAAAAGAATGGATTTTATACCATTTCTACCTTGGTGAAAGTTCCTGTTGAAAAAAGGGATTGGTTTGTAAACGAAGTTAAAAAACAACCCAATCTAGTTGTTATTGATAGACAACAAACCAATGAAACATTTCTGGGTACGCTAAAAACAAATTTTGAAGATTTGGTTAATTATTCTTTTATTGCCGTGTTTTTTGTATTGTTGTTGGCATTTAGAAAAGTAGAATTGGCTATTATTAGCATTATTCCAATCTTGATAAGTTGGATATTTACAGCAGGGCTAATGGGAATCTTTGGTTTGCAATTTAATGTGGTCAATGTCATTGTTTGTACCTTGATATTTGGAATAGGAGTTGATTACAGCATTTTTATGACTTCGGCTTTGCAAAAGGAATATACTTTTGGAAAAATTGAATTGCCTAGTTATAGAACCTCAATTTTATTATCGGTAGCTACGACAATTTTAGGGATTGGTGTACTTATTTTTGCTCATCATCCCGCCTTAAAATCCATTTCTTTAATTGCGATAATTGGAATATTTTCGGCATTGATGATTACCTTTATTCTACAACCTTTGGTGTTTCATTTTTTTGTTACCAATCGAGTAAAAAAAGGAAAAGCACCTTTTGAAATCAGACTATTATTACATTCGGTTTTGTCATTTTCTTACTTTGGTTTAGGTGGTTTTTTATTGTCAATGGTCAGTTGGATTTTGATGCGAATTATTCCTTTTTCGGATAAAACAAAACGTAGAGCCTTTCATTTTGTTTTATCCAAGTTTATGCATTCAGTCTTGATGACTTATCCTTCGATAAAACGCAAAATCACAAATGTTTCTAACGAAAAGTTTGATAAACCAGCTGTAATTATTGCCAATCACAGTTCGTTTCTGGATATATTAGCCATTGGTATGTTGAACCCAAAAATCATTTTTTTGGTCAGTGATTGGGTGTATAACTCACCTGTTTTTGGCAAAGGAGTTCGATTGGCAGGATTTTATCCAGTGTCCAGCGGAATGGATAATGGAATAGAACATTTACGAACCAAAGTAGCCGAAGGATTTTCTATTATGGTTTTTCCAGAAGGTACACGATCTGATGATAATTCGATTAAACGTTTTCATAAAGGAGCCTTTTATTTGGCAGAACAATTGCAATTAGACATTGTGCCGATAGTCATTCATGGCTATTCGGAGGTTTTGCCCAAGGGGGATTTTGTAATTAACGGAGGTGTTACAACTGTGACTATTTTGGATCGTATTTCATTTAATGATACCAGTTTTGGAAATAATTTGGCAGAACGTACCAAAAAAATAAGTACTTTTTTTAAGTTACATTATAAACAATTACGTTTGGATTTAGAAGGAAAGGATTATTTTAGAGCAAAGTTAATCAATAGTTATGCTTTCAAAGAATCTGAAATTATACAAGCGGTAAAAGTAGACTTAGAGCAGCATTTAACATTATACTATAATTTAAATAAATGGATTGATGCTAAAGCTAAAATAGCGCATTTTGCCAATGATTATGGGCAATTAGATGTTTTATTAGCTTTGCAGGAACCACAGAGAAAAATTGATGCGATACTCGTTTCGGGTAAAAATCGTGCTGTTGCCCAAAACAATTATATTGTAGGGAAAAGAAAGATACTTTATGGGGCGCCAATGGAGTTAATTGTTCTAAAGAAATATGATATTGTTTTGATTTCAGATGAAAGTGCAATTGACAATTACAATTTGGAAACCATTTGCAATTTAGCACCAACAGTCCTATTATTAAAAGCAGATAATCTAAAACCGATAATTTTGAAATTTGGTTTTAGCATTGAATTTGAGATGGAAAATTTAATTATTCTTAAGAAAAAAGTAGAATGA
- a CDS encoding beta-ketoacyl-[acyl-carrier-protein] synthase family protein, producing MSKGVAITGMGIISSIGNTVEENYNALLNSQIGITTIENITTVHADVIKVGEIKKSNQELIEELQLDKDNNFTRTAMLGTIAAKQALKNAGITSINEYRTGLISATSVGGMDMTERYYHEYFENPEVVKYISSHNAGDNTDKMAHELGLKGMVTTISTACSSAANAIMLGARLIQSGKLDRVIVGGTDALSKFTINGFKTLMILSDGYNKPFDNERTGLNLGEAAAYLVLESEELVKKENKKVLARVSGYGNANDAFHQTASSENGDGAFLAMEKAFKIAQLKPEQIDYINVHGTATPNNDLSEGRAIVRLFGENNAPDFSSTKPFTGHTLAAAAAVEAVYSVLAIQNNVVFPNLNFKTPMEEFNLIPQTTLKHKKIEHVLSNSFGFGGNCSTLIFSKSE from the coding sequence ATGTCTAAAGGAGTTGCCATAACAGGAATGGGTATTATTTCTTCAATCGGTAATACGGTTGAGGAGAATTACAATGCATTATTGAATAGTCAAATTGGGATCACCACTATCGAAAATATTACTACAGTGCATGCTGATGTAATAAAGGTTGGTGAAATAAAAAAAAGCAATCAGGAGTTAATTGAAGAATTGCAATTAGACAAAGACAATAATTTTACAAGAACGGCTATGCTGGGTACAATCGCAGCGAAACAAGCCTTGAAAAATGCTGGTATAACTTCAATAAACGAATACAGAACAGGATTGATTTCTGCTACTAGTGTGGGCGGAATGGATATGACGGAACGTTATTATCATGAATACTTTGAAAATCCAGAAGTTGTAAAATACATTAGCAGTCACAATGCCGGAGATAATACTGATAAAATGGCGCATGAATTGGGATTGAAAGGCATGGTAACAACCATTAGTACAGCCTGCTCTTCTGCTGCAAATGCAATTATGTTAGGCGCTCGATTGATACAATCAGGAAAACTCGATCGTGTTATTGTTGGAGGAACCGATGCTTTATCCAAATTTACCATTAATGGTTTTAAAACACTTATGATTTTATCAGATGGTTACAACAAACCTTTTGATAATGAAAGAACGGGTTTGAATCTCGGCGAAGCAGCTGCTTATTTGGTTTTAGAATCGGAGGAATTGGTCAAAAAAGAAAATAAAAAAGTATTGGCTAGAGTTTCTGGTTATGGAAATGCAAATGATGCTTTTCATCAAACTGCCTCTTCCGAAAATGGAGACGGTGCTTTTTTGGCAATGGAAAAAGCCTTTAAAATAGCCCAATTAAAACCAGAACAAATCGATTATATCAATGTTCATGGTACTGCAACACCCAATAATGATTTATCCGAAGGAAGAGCGATTGTTCGATTGTTTGGCGAAAATAACGCTCCAGATTTTAGTTCAACCAAACCTTTTACCGGACATACATTAGCGGCCGCAGCGGCTGTTGAAGCGGTTTATAGCGTATTGGCAATACAAAACAATGTGGTTTTCCCAAATCTGAATTTTAAAACACCAATGGAGGAATTCAATTTGATACCTCAAACTACTTTAAAACATAAAAAGATAGAACATGTTCTTTCTAATTCTTTTGGATTTGGAGGAAATTGTTCGACTCTTATATTTTCAAAAAGCGAATAG
- a CDS encoding beta-ketoacyl synthase chain length factor has protein sequence MKKTYINGLGCISAQKTFDTIFLEEAELNENDTVFALKVPIYKDFIPPVAIRRMAKGVKNGIVASTLALCEAKLETVDAIITGTGMGCIEDSEKFLKAILDNDEQFLTPTSFIQSTHNTVGGQIALGLQCKSYNLTYVNGSVSFESALFDAKMKIEEQEASSILVGGIDETADYTLSLFKLAGFLKKENQGPYSVLESTTNGVVFGEGATFFALENEIKENTIAEILDVEILNKLDVSEVEGKIISFLASNDLKINEIDAIILGYNGDVESDLYYKNLSKITFANIPQVYYKHLSGEYDTASAFGLWIGSKIIQTQNIPDIVKINALDKATYKTILLYNQRNGKDHSFTLISSC, from the coding sequence ATGAAAAAGACATATATTAACGGACTAGGTTGTATTTCGGCTCAAAAAACGTTCGATACTATTTTTTTGGAAGAAGCAGAATTAAACGAAAATGACACTGTTTTTGCTTTAAAAGTTCCCATTTATAAAGATTTTATTCCTCCTGTTGCGATTAGAAGAATGGCAAAAGGAGTCAAAAACGGAATTGTAGCTTCGACTCTTGCATTGTGTGAAGCCAAGTTAGAAACTGTTGATGCAATTATTACTGGAACCGGAATGGGTTGTATTGAAGATTCTGAAAAATTTTTGAAAGCTATTTTAGATAATGATGAACAGTTTTTAACACCCACTTCGTTTATCCAATCGACACACAATACGGTTGGAGGACAAATTGCTTTGGGCTTGCAATGCAAATCGTATAATTTGACCTATGTAAACGGTTCTGTATCTTTTGAATCTGCTCTTTTTGATGCAAAAATGAAGATTGAAGAGCAGGAAGCATCTTCTATATTAGTTGGAGGAATTGATGAAACTGCTGATTATACGTTGTCTTTGTTTAAATTGGCTGGATTTTTAAAGAAAGAAAATCAAGGACCTTATTCCGTTTTAGAATCAACTACTAATGGAGTTGTTTTTGGGGAAGGGGCTACTTTTTTTGCTTTAGAAAATGAAATAAAAGAAAATACAATTGCCGAAATTTTAGATGTAGAAATCCTGAATAAATTGGATGTATCCGAGGTTGAAGGAAAGATTATTTCTTTTTTAGCTTCAAATGATCTGAAAATTAATGAAATTGACGCTATAATTTTAGGATATAATGGCGATGTTGAATCTGATTTGTATTATAAAAATCTTTCTAAAATTACTTTTGCAAATATCCCGCAAGTATATTACAAACATTTAAGTGGGGAGTATGATACTGCTTCTGCATTTGGGTTATGGATTGGTTCAAAAATTATCCAAACGCAAAATATTCCCGATATTGTAAAAATAAATGCACTTGATAAAGCAACGTATAAAACTATACTTTTGTACAATCAACGCAATGGAAAAGATCATAGTTTTACTTTAATATCAAGCTGTTGA
- a CDS encoding 3-oxoacyl-ACP synthase: protein MAANRTYIKSFCTIQNNQISLNGETVFGTEQTVFTDFSKKAYQFLEMNYPKFFKMDNLSKLAFLGAELLLRTKGESSKENNTALVFANKSSSLDTDVKYQNSISDTENYYPSPAVFVYTLPNICLGEISIKHQLKSENSFFIFADYNPEFMEKYSNILLKTQKADKVLCGWVEYYKEEYKAFLYVVDTKDELEHNQELLKKLYKH, encoded by the coding sequence ATGGCAGCAAACAGAACCTATATAAAATCCTTTTGTACGATTCAGAATAATCAAATTTCACTGAATGGTGAAACTGTTTTCGGTACGGAACAGACTGTGTTTACCGATTTTTCAAAGAAAGCCTATCAGTTTTTGGAAATGAATTATCCTAAATTTTTTAAAATGGATAATTTGAGTAAATTGGCTTTTTTAGGAGCAGAATTGCTTTTGAGAACTAAAGGTGAATCGTCTAAAGAGAATAATACGGCATTGGTATTTGCCAACAAATCATCAAGTTTGGATACTGATGTGAAATATCAAAATTCAATTTCTGACACCGAAAATTATTATCCGAGTCCAGCGGTATTTGTTTATACATTGCCGAATATTTGTTTAGGAGAAATTAGTATCAAACATCAATTGAAAAGCGAAAATTCTTTCTTTATATTTGCGGATTACAATCCTGAATTTATGGAAAAGTACAGCAACATACTTTTGAAAACCCAAAAAGCAGATAAAGTTTTGTGCGGTTGGGTTGAATATTATAAGGAAGAGTATAAAGCCTTTCTGTATGTAGTAGATACCAAAGATGAATTAGAACACAATCAAGAATTATTAAAAAAATTATACAAACATTAA
- a CDS encoding outer membrane lipoprotein carrier protein LolA, translating into MRIKFFLLLLFLSVGPFKSLAQEQKMSESEIASFKQSVAVVSKKINTLSTDFIQYKHLDFLSKDIETSGKMVFKEPNLLLWQYKKPYNYSIVFKNGKILINDEGKKSAVDIGNSKLFGKINKLIVGSVSGDLFDDKEFSISYFKNKDQNTAKFIPNEATLKKYIKQIELTFNKGDATVIQVKLLESSADFTRIVFKNKIINTKVDEASFTN; encoded by the coding sequence ATGCGAATTAAATTTTTTCTGCTATTACTATTTTTGAGTGTCGGTCCTTTTAAATCATTGGCGCAAGAGCAAAAAATGAGCGAAAGTGAGATTGCTTCTTTCAAACAATCTGTTGCTGTTGTTTCTAAAAAAATCAACACTTTAAGTACAGATTTTATTCAATACAAGCATCTTGATTTTCTTTCGAAAGACATTGAAACATCTGGTAAAATGGTTTTCAAAGAGCCTAATTTATTGCTTTGGCAGTACAAAAAACCCTATAATTATTCGATTGTTTTTAAAAACGGAAAAATATTGATTAATGATGAAGGAAAGAAAAGCGCCGTAGATATTGGAAACAGTAAATTATTCGGAAAAATAAATAAGCTAATTGTGGGTAGTGTGAGTGGTGATTTATTTGATGATAAGGAATTTTCTATTTCATACTTTAAAAATAAAGACCAAAATACGGCCAAGTTTATTCCAAATGAGGCGACACTAAAGAAATATATCAAACAAATAGAATTGACTTTTAACAAAGGCGATGCAACGGTTATACAAGTTAAGTTATTGGAATCCTCAGCAGATTTTACCCGAATTGTATTTAAAAACAAAATAATCAATACCAAAGTCGATGAAGCTTCTTTTACAAATTAG